In a genomic window of Gloeocapsopsis dulcis:
- a CDS encoding GUN4 domain-containing protein: MPRAVILTALPVEYLAVRTHLTDLQEEMHPQGTIYERGKFVANGQVWEVGIAEVGAGNAGADVEAERASAYFKPDILFFVGIAGGIKDVAIGDVVAATKVYGYESGKVGDQFFTRPALGQSAYTLVQRARSEARKAEWLQRLSTSSVLQPRVFVAPIAAGEKVVASRQSDVFNLIRASYNDAIAVEMEGFGFLSAVFAYPNIKAIVIRGISDLIESKNDDSPESGQEPEQIRQEKASHHASAFAFEILARFCLDQSSLITPKNIHKQDIDISKPKSDKKNSINEYRQRFEEYTSDGVISPIESVILQDLQTKLELTESEVCVVQDEVLAPHKRYQENLDQYEKHIIKLVTEQGYPLKIETLVELKKLKDYLQLKSNDVISLQETVRLKSLRRGGIDYTKLHELLVKEEWEEADRETWNILCQVAGKQKEGLLDRKDIEKISCEELQVIDRLWLRLSEGRLGFTVQKKIYQELNEIETELERIKEFGRRVNWLKRRSFTWFNNLKKLTSSNGNYREINVSSDDLPIGFLPICIWWNLGTKDFEEWREKVAVECETNTEMYRKRILDARDWLRREEPRIKQKEREGERVWEGVTLFERLENCEI, from the coding sequence ATGCCTCGCGCAGTAATATTGACTGCTCTTCCTGTTGAATATCTGGCTGTCCGTACTCACTTAACGGATCTTCAGGAGGAGATGCATCCCCAGGGAACAATTTACGAGCGGGGGAAATTTGTTGCAAACGGACAGGTGTGGGAAGTCGGTATTGCTGAGGTTGGGGCTGGCAATGCGGGGGCAGATGTCGAAGCGGAACGGGCGAGCGCCTATTTCAAGCCCGATATCCTTTTCTTTGTAGGTATTGCTGGGGGGATCAAAGATGTTGCGATCGGCGATGTAGTAGCAGCAACGAAGGTTTATGGCTATGAGTCAGGGAAAGTAGGAGACCAATTCTTTACCCGCCCTGCCTTAGGACAGTCAGCATACACACTGGTGCAGAGAGCTAGATCGGAGGCGAGAAAAGCAGAATGGTTACAACGGCTATCTACTAGTTCGGTTTTGCAGCCTCGTGTCTTTGTGGCTCCTATTGCTGCCGGGGAGAAGGTTGTTGCGTCCAGGCAATCAGATGTTTTCAACTTGATTAGGGCAAGTTATAACGATGCGATCGCCGTCGAGATGGAAGGGTTTGGCTTCCTGAGTGCAGTCTTTGCCTACCCCAATATCAAGGCGATCGTGATTCGTGGAATTTCAGACTTAATTGAGAGCAAAAACGACGATTCCCCAGAATCTGGTCAAGAACCCGAACAGATTCGGCAAGAAAAGGCTTCTCATCATGCCAGTGCTTTTGCTTTTGAGATTTTGGCAAGGTTTTGTCTTGACCAATCATCATTAATAACTCCTAAAAATATACATAAACAAGATATTGATATATCCAAACCAAAATCTGACAAGAAAAATTCTATCAATGAGTACCGTCAGCGATTCGAGGAATACACCTCTGATGGAGTAATCTCCCCTATCGAATCAGTTATATTGCAGGATTTACAAACGAAGCTAGAATTAACCGAGTCGGAAGTTTGTGTAGTCCAAGATGAAGTTTTAGCACCCCATAAGAGATATCAGGAAAATCTAGACCAATACGAGAAACACATTATTAAATTGGTCACTGAACAAGGATATCCATTAAAGATAGAAACTTTAGTTGAGTTGAAGAAACTGAAAGACTACTTGCAACTTAAATCAAACGATGTTATTTCCCTTCAAGAAACTGTCAGACTTAAAAGTCTTAGAAGAGGAGGCATTGACTATACTAAGCTTCATGAACTCCTTGTTAAAGAGGAATGGGAAGAAGCAGATCGGGAAACGTGGAATATATTATGTCAAGTTGCTGGCAAGCAAAAAGAAGGTCTTTTAGATAGGAAAGATATAGAAAAAATCTCCTGTGAAGAGTTACAGGTTATTGATCGTCTTTGGCTAAGGTTAAGTGAGGGAAGGTTAGGATTTACTGTTCAAAAGAAGATATACCAGGAGCTAAATGAAATAGAAACGGAGTTGGAAAGAATAAAGGAGTTTGGTAGACGAGTAAATTGGCTCAAAAGACGCTCTTTTACGTGGTTTAATAATTTGAAGAAACTAACAAGCTCTAACGGGAACTACAGGGAAATAAATGTAAGTTCAGATGATCTCCCTATAGGATTCCTTCCAATATGCATTTGGTGGAATTTAGGGACAAAAGATTTTGAAGAATGGAGGGAGAAAGTTGCAGTAGAATGCGAAACAAATACAGAAATGTATCGTAAAAGAATATTGGATGCTAGAGATTGGTTAAGAAGAGAGGAGCCAAGGATAAAGCAAAAAGAAAGAGAGGGAGAAAGAGTATGGGAAGGGGTAACACTTTTTGAACGTTTAGAAAATTGTGAGATTTAA
- a CDS encoding AAA family ATPase: MPCAVILTSQPDEYQAIRAYLTELEEETHPQGTVYESGKFSANEQTWEVVIVQASAGNSDAAMETERAIAYWQPNVVLSVGVAAGLKDVTAGDVVAAIEVYSYEAGKVTASGFLPRPKIGLASYVLEQRAKAEAKREHWLEQIQGDEPNWTPKAIVGAIAAGEKEITSSQSEIYQLLQSNYGDALAVDVTGYGVLKAVHANAGTNALIVRGITHVIDQDVTIDPAKSRIVAAQHASAFAFEILAKLEAGSSLGLSQTQYTKLKQNLTNASKGLLSWKSTLSNNQQIKRSELNELLNRIKTEESSTTIVLGVPGVGKSALMATLGNELIAQGHAVLAIKADQLNGAINTIEDLQRDLHLELHLSDAIYAIACKERIIVLIDQLDAVSELLDRKSQRLNLLLSLIQRLSGSKNVHIVATCREFEFRYGSQFARLAEIEQLVLSLPAWESISPILEASGHQPATMGEPLRDLLQNPLHLNVFLDVAQPGDVFTSSQKLLDRLWEERVKKQPEAEKCVAFLEKLADRMTEEEVLWIPSAIADTSSEIWQALEQAGLLMTNPENSTIGFRHQTYYDHTLARAFARGSQSLTDLVLERQDGLFVRPILLRSLNYLRGTATQQYQKQLITLLQTSQQQVRPHIRNLLIEFVGEQSNPDSVETGLLIPLLNSQTEGIKVLDAMIGSPGWFRRLRDRPEFGQWLEKPVEQAVYCSPLLTTAASFASEDVWSLLEEYWLDDKTYDFLSIRVIWNIGQWTPERVWLIQQVVQRSSIGWQDVAAIAERIAKTLPDYAARVIRGHLDYLLTQAVEASKVPPPMLPSDADEAERSIHAYRHDPLNPLKALLESESNFYEIEKFAEAHPQSFLELIWSWFTDLIQQLSYDTNPVTIGYRWDRVGDFKFSRSEIIQSLLTAITELAKQDKPAFLKFVEQNADSDLLVVHRLLARGWEVVASEEATSVLNYLLADPRRLGLGSQMGSNHHRETEKLIAAIFPHLQPEDRERLEQTIREFNYWQPQSDKDVDFRRRCLEYNREHRLSLLKAIPQEYLSPQAKRLKEEEERALPWFDLRKSSGTIGGGFVGSRMRKDEMSRASDQHLLNLFNELSDETEWNHPRRQWSDDRSRAGGAIQQSREFGELVKDNPSRFIRILPQLKPQRHESYVGDALENLAGTDFPANDLIRIIEELDQRGFVSEGFRSEAAHALEKIARHQGLPQSSLSLLEGWLSNHSQPELAHYRSKEEQHSDLKSPILFNVSGSHTLPGGRGNIVRAIAEGYLKQSPPNLEGWAKFIKSQLGVEPHPAVWVDMLSRMPPLLNSDRPQATELFDAVIQNCPEVLQYQWALYFIAHTIGWFEPKETVQSWLEILRANNSNFSQHAYGELLLIHYLQYQDEWSVEKIRHHLATQDNEAILCGLAHAASHLWVQRRCRAIAVEILYTLASSSATSFQHVVASVFRWSRDHFKLDSGMLKIIQAVCKNKGVLLEAANDLTEIIEAEELVDNNPEVVAEVCKSLISIGAELTNPARPTAFIAESLTTIAIKLHRQRLYREDGLQIFEQLLALNLRETRSALEMLDRRPNRPGLYVTPRRSLRRRRTPRN, from the coding sequence ATGCCTTGTGCAGTTATCCTAACTTCTCAGCCTGATGAGTATCAGGCTATTCGTGCTTATTTGACAGAGCTTGAGGAGGAAACACATCCTCAAGGAACAGTCTATGAATCGGGAAAATTTTCTGCAAATGAGCAAACTTGGGAAGTAGTGATCGTTCAAGCCAGCGCAGGAAATTCTGATGCAGCGATGGAGACAGAACGGGCGATCGCATACTGGCAACCCAACGTAGTTCTGTCAGTTGGTGTAGCGGCTGGGCTAAAGGATGTTACTGCGGGAGATGTCGTTGCTGCAATCGAGGTATATAGTTACGAGGCTGGTAAGGTAACAGCATCTGGCTTTTTACCTAGACCGAAAATTGGGTTGGCAAGCTACGTACTGGAACAGCGTGCCAAAGCGGAAGCAAAGCGGGAGCATTGGTTAGAGCAAATTCAGGGGGACGAGCCAAATTGGACCCCAAAAGCTATTGTCGGAGCGATCGCGGCTGGTGAAAAGGAAATTACTTCCAGTCAATCTGAGATTTACCAGCTTTTGCAATCAAACTATGGGGACGCTTTGGCAGTAGATGTTACTGGGTATGGCGTCTTGAAAGCAGTTCACGCCAATGCTGGCACCAATGCTCTGATCGTTCGAGGCATTACTCACGTAATCGATCAAGATGTCACAATTGACCCAGCCAAATCAAGAATAGTTGCGGCTCAACATGCAAGTGCTTTCGCATTTGAAATCTTGGCGAAATTAGAGGCTGGTTCCTCTCTCGGTCTAAGTCAAACTCAGTACACTAAGCTCAAACAGAATTTGACAAATGCGTCCAAAGGGTTGCTGAGTTGGAAGAGCACGCTGAGTAACAATCAGCAAATTAAGCGTTCTGAGCTAAATGAATTGCTAAATCGCATCAAAACAGAAGAGTCATCCACAACGATCGTTCTGGGTGTTCCTGGAGTGGGTAAGTCAGCATTGATGGCAACCTTAGGAAATGAACTGATCGCCCAAGGTCACGCAGTTTTGGCAATCAAAGCCGACCAGTTGAATGGAGCCATCAACACGATCGAGGATTTACAGCGCGATCTGCACCTTGAATTGCATCTCAGTGATGCCATTTATGCAATTGCCTGCAAAGAGCGAATTATTGTTCTGATCGATCAGTTAGATGCTGTTTCCGAGCTACTCGATCGCAAATCCCAGCGATTGAACCTGCTCCTGTCTCTAATTCAAAGACTATCTGGAAGTAAAAATGTTCATATCGTTGCTACCTGTCGGGAATTTGAATTCCGCTACGGTTCACAATTTGCTCGACTGGCAGAAATCGAGCAATTGGTCTTGAGTCTTCCTGCATGGGAGAGTATTTCCCCAATCCTGGAAGCATCAGGACATCAACCCGCAACTATGGGGGAACCTCTCCGAGACTTACTACAGAATCCACTCCACCTGAATGTTTTTCTCGATGTTGCCCAACCTGGGGATGTTTTTACTTCTTCCCAGAAGCTATTAGACCGCCTCTGGGAAGAACGGGTGAAGAAGCAACCAGAAGCTGAAAAATGTGTGGCGTTTCTGGAAAAGCTTGCTGATCGCATGACCGAAGAAGAAGTCTTGTGGATACCTAGTGCGATCGCCGACACCTCTTCAGAAATTTGGCAGGCGTTGGAGCAGGCTGGGCTACTAATGACCAACCCAGAGAATTCAACCATTGGCTTCCGTCACCAAACCTACTACGACCATACCCTTGCTCGTGCCTTTGCCCGTGGCTCACAATCCCTGACAGATCTCGTTCTGGAACGGCAGGATGGTCTATTCGTTAGACCTATTTTGCTAAGGAGCCTGAACTATCTACGTGGCACGGCTACTCAGCAATATCAGAAGCAATTAATAACTCTGCTGCAAACCTCCCAACAACAGGTAAGACCTCACATTCGCAATCTGCTGATTGAATTTGTGGGAGAGCAATCTAATCCCGATTCAGTTGAGACTGGGTTACTCATCCCCCTACTCAACTCACAAACAGAGGGAATCAAAGTTTTGGATGCCATGATTGGTAGTCCGGGTTGGTTCAGAAGATTGCGCGATCGCCCCGAATTTGGACAGTGGCTGGAGAAACCAGTGGAGCAAGCAGTTTACTGTTCTCCACTCCTGACGACAGCGGCAAGTTTCGCATCGGAGGATGTCTGGAGCCTATTGGAAGAGTATTGGTTGGATGATAAGACCTATGATTTCCTGAGCATTCGAGTCATCTGGAATATTGGTCAATGGACTCCTGAGAGAGTTTGGTTAATACAACAGGTGGTTCAACGTTCCAGCATTGGGTGGCAAGATGTTGCGGCGATCGCTGAAAGGATAGCTAAGACTTTACCTGATTACGCTGCGAGAGTTATTCGTGGTCATTTGGACTACCTATTAACCCAGGCAGTTGAGGCTAGTAAGGTGCCGCCCCCGATGTTGCCGTCAGATGCTGATGAAGCCGAACGCTCAATTCATGCTTATCGACACGACCCCTTGAATCCACTGAAAGCTCTACTTGAAAGCGAAAGTAATTTTTACGAGATTGAGAAATTTGCTGAAGCACACCCGCAAAGCTTTTTGGAATTGATATGGTCTTGGTTCACGGATCTCATTCAGCAGCTTTCCTACGATACAAACCCCGTTACAATCGGATATCGATGGGATCGAGTGGGTGATTTCAAGTTTTCCAGGAGTGAAATTATTCAGTCCTTGCTCACAGCTATCACTGAGTTAGCAAAACAGGACAAACCTGCCTTCCTCAAATTTGTTGAGCAAAATGCAGATTCAGATTTATTAGTTGTTCATCGGCTGTTGGCGCGTGGATGGGAAGTAGTCGCTTCAGAGGAAGCCACAAGCGTTTTAAACTACCTGTTGGCAGATCCAAGACGACTCGGTTTGGGTAGCCAGATGGGTAGCAATCACCATAGAGAAACAGAAAAACTGATTGCGGCTATCTTTCCTCACCTGCAACCCGAGGATAGAGAGCGACTTGAGCAAACCATTCGAGAATTTAACTACTGGCAACCTCAAAGTGATAAGGATGTAGATTTTCGTCGCAGATGCCTAGAATACAATCGTGAACATCGATTGTCTCTCCTAAAAGCTATTCCTCAGGAGTATTTGAGTCCTCAAGCAAAACGGCTGAAAGAGGAAGAGGAACGCGCTTTACCGTGGTTCGATCTGCGAAAGAGTAGCGGCACCATCGGGGGTGGGTTCGTTGGTTCACGAATGAGAAAAGACGAGATGAGCCGTGCATCGGATCAACATCTGTTAAATCTCTTTAATGAGTTATCTGACGAAACAGAATGGAACCATCCCCGTCGCCAGTGGTCTGATGATCGTTCACGGGCAGGTGGAGCAATTCAGCAGTCTCGCGAGTTTGGTGAATTGGTAAAGGACAACCCATCACGCTTCATTCGCATTCTTCCACAACTGAAACCTCAACGGCATGAAAGCTATGTGGGCGATGCTTTAGAAAACTTGGCTGGAACTGATTTTCCAGCAAATGACTTAATCCGTATCATTGAGGAGCTTGATCAGCGAGGCTTCGTTTCGGAGGGCTTTCGCTCTGAAGCTGCCCATGCCCTGGAAAAGATTGCACGGCATCAGGGGTTGCCACAATCCTCTTTATCACTGCTTGAGGGCTGGTTATCTAACCATTCTCAACCAGAGTTAGCCCATTACAGGAGCAAAGAGGAACAACACTCTGACCTAAAATCACCCATCCTTTTTAATGTCAGCGGTTCTCATACGCTGCCTGGTGGTAGAGGTAATATTGTGCGGGCGATCGCTGAAGGGTATCTCAAACAAAGCCCTCCAAATCTAGAAGGCTGGGCAAAATTTATCAAATCACAATTGGGTGTAGAACCTCATCCAGCGGTATGGGTAGATATGCTGTCACGGATGCCGCCTCTATTGAATAGCGATCGCCCACAGGCAACAGAGTTGTTCGATGCTGTCATTCAGAATTGTCCGGAAGTCCTGCAATACCAATGGGCACTCTATTTCATTGCTCATACAATTGGATGGTTTGAACCGAAAGAGACAGTACAGAGTTGGTTAGAGATACTCAGGGCTAATAACTCAAACTTCTCTCAACACGCGTATGGGGAACTACTGCTGATTCACTACCTTCAGTATCAGGATGAATGGTCGGTTGAGAAGATTCGTCATCATCTTGCTACTCAAGACAATGAAGCAATTCTTTGCGGACTCGCTCACGCAGCAAGTCATTTGTGGGTTCAGAGAAGATGTCGGGCGATCGCGGTAGAAATTCTTTACACCCTTGCTTCTTCTTCCGCCACATCTTTTCAACACGTTGTAGCAAGCGTCTTCCGCTGGAGCAGAGACCACTTCAAGCTGGATAGCGGAATGTTGAAGATCATTCAAGCAGTTTGTAAGAACAAGGGCGTACTCCTGGAAGCTGCTAATGATTTGACCGAAATTATCGAAGCGGAGGAACTGGTAGACAATAATCCCGAAGTCGTGGCTGAGGTTTGCAAGAGTCTGATTAGCATAGGTGCAGAACTCACGAATCCAGCACGACCTACTGCATTTATTGCAGAAAGTCTAACCACGATCGCCATCAAGTTGCATCGTCAGCGTTTATATCGTGAGGATGGTCTTCAGATCTTCGAGCAGC